The following proteins come from a genomic window of Dreissena polymorpha isolate Duluth1 chromosome 1, UMN_Dpol_1.0, whole genome shotgun sequence:
- the LOC127838556 gene encoding uncharacterized protein LOC127838556 isoform X2, producing MPPKKRKNSDVPPTMTKKRAKTTASHTATTSVNTNDPAILAITENTRNRAARRPVLDTPGLSGNQSQAVNEGDSHLTSQIIGNQSQPGVDVHTQMTRQIVDNISSTLESLVERKISEILGKNMPQTSTPMTDQEQHLNDRGIQSIQHEGHWNNLPNYNIVQTEHSTFTDSTVQSVSALLQPTPYSHSSTSQARGIVQGFEHLLNASLAPSTLETYKRGWRLFHEFCQVFSISTISLPLSVTTLALFVAFLHQKPMSVKSITTYLSGISYAHKLQNVTDPTCHFLISSLIKGAQRLSPSYDLRLPITIDLLDKLIFALKHTCETHYHEKLFAAMFLFAFHAFARCSEIASCKPSTKSFILQLADIQFDSITAPSSVSVTYHRFKHNNGKPHTINFSHGHTKQSAVHALKDYISVRGQYPGPIFTLTSGLPVPRRIFDKQLSSCLRFCGLDSKRYKSHSFRIGKATDCAQRGYSDAKIRHLGRWHSNAFQKYIRITDN from the exons ATGCCTCCGAAGAAACGGAAGAACAGCGATGTTCCACCGACAATGACCAAGAAAAGGGCGAAAACAACGGCCTCACATACCGCCACAACCAGTGTAAACACGAATGACCCTGCCATTTTGGCAATAACTGAAAATACCCGAAATAGGGCAGCAAGAAGACCGGTTTTAGACACGCCTGGACTGTCCGGGAACCAATCCCAGGCTGTAAATGAGGGCGATTCTCATTTAACAAGCCAAATCATCGGCAACCAATCCCAGCCTGGTGTCGATGTACACACACAAATGACAAGACAGATAGTGGACAATATTTCCAGTACACTGGAGAGCTTAGTGGAGCGGAAAATCTCtgaaattttgggaaaaaacatgcCCCAGACATCCACTCCAATGACTGATCAAGAACAGCATCTGAATGATCGTGGGATTCAATCAATCCAACATGAGGGACACTGGAACAATCTTCCAAACTACAACATTGTGCAAACAGAACATAGCACTTTCACAG ATTCAACGGTTCAAAGCGTTAGCGCCCTTCTGCAACCCACACCCTACAGTCATAGCTCCACATCTCAAGCCAGAGGTATTGTGCAAGGGTTTGAACATTTGCTAAATGCTTCTCTTGCACCTTCAACTCTGGAGACATACAAGCGCGGTTGGCGGCTATTTCATGAGTTTTGTCAAGTTTTTTCCATTTCTACTATCTCTTTGCCCCTTTCTGTCACGACTCTAGCCCTGTTTGTGGCTTTCCTTCACCAAAAACCTATGTCCGTGAAATCCATTACCACTTACCTTTCAGGCATAAGCTATGCACATAAGCTGCAAAACGTGACAGACCCCACTTGTCATTTCCTGATATCGTCCTTAATTAAAGGTGCGCAACGCTTGTCACCATCTTACGACTTGCGCTTACCTATCACTATTGATCTTTTAGATAAATTAATATTTGCTCTAAAGCATACTTGCGAAACTCACTACCATGAAAAACTATTTGCTGCCATGTTTCTATTTGCATTTCATGCTTTTGCTCGTTGCAGCGAGATTGCAAGCTGCAAGCCATCTACAAAGTCTTTCATTTTACAGTTAGCGGACATTCAGTTTGATTCCATTACAGCACCTTCTTCAGTATCAGTTACTTACCACAGGTTTAAGCATAATAATGGCAAACCACACACAATCAACTTTTCACATGGCCATACAAAACAATCTGCAGTTCATGCCCTGAAGGACTACATATCAGTTCGTGGTCAATATCCGGGGCCTATTTTTACTTTAACTTCTGGTTTACCTGTCCCTAGGAGAATTTTTGATAAACAGCTAtcttcgtgtttaagattttgtggCTTGGACAGCAAACGGTACAAATCACACAGCTTTCGTATAGGTAAAGCTACTGACTGTGCTCAAAGAGGGTACTCAGATGCTAAGATAAGACATTTAGGTCGTTGGCATAGTAACGCTTTCCAGAAGTACATCAGAATTACAGATAATTGA
- the LOC127838556 gene encoding uncharacterized protein LOC127838556 isoform X1, giving the protein MPPKKRKNSDVPPTMTKKRAKTTASHTATTSVNTNDPAILAITENTRNRAARRPVLDTPGLSGNQSQAVNEGDSHLTSQIIGNQSQPGVDVHTQMTRQIVDNISSTLESLVERKISEILGKNMPQTSTPMTDQEQHLNDRGIQSIQHEGHWNNLPNYNIVQTEHSTFTDSTVQSVSALLQPTPYSHSSTSQARGIVQGFEHLLNASLAPSTLETYKRGWRLFHEFCQVFSISTISLPLSVTTLALFVAFLHQKPMSVKSITTYLSGISYAHKLQNVTDPTCHFLISSLIKGAQRLSPSYDLRLPITIDLLDKLIFALKHTCETHYHEKLFAAMFLFAFHAFARCSEIASCKPSTKSFILQLADIQFDSITAPSSVSVTYHRFKHNNGKPHTINFSHGHTKQSAVHALKDYISVRGQYPGPIFTLTSGLPVPRRIFDKQLSSCLRFCGLDSKRYKSHSFRMPFSKETSTFYQITLLFDLLLSYVIYIGVYIVICFGTFVTY; this is encoded by the exons ATGCCTCCGAAGAAACGGAAGAACAGCGATGTTCCACCGACAATGACCAAGAAAAGGGCGAAAACAACGGCCTCACATACCGCCACAACCAGTGTAAACACGAATGACCCTGCCATTTTGGCAATAACTGAAAATACCCGAAATAGGGCAGCAAGAAGACCGGTTTTAGACACGCCTGGACTGTCCGGGAACCAATCCCAGGCTGTAAATGAGGGCGATTCTCATTTAACAAGCCAAATCATCGGCAACCAATCCCAGCCTGGTGTCGATGTACACACACAAATGACAAGACAGATAGTGGACAATATTTCCAGTACACTGGAGAGCTTAGTGGAGCGGAAAATCTCtgaaattttgggaaaaaacatgcCCCAGACATCCACTCCAATGACTGATCAAGAACAGCATCTGAATGATCGTGGGATTCAATCAATCCAACATGAGGGACACTGGAACAATCTTCCAAACTACAACATTGTGCAAACAGAACATAGCACTTTCACAG ATTCAACGGTTCAAAGCGTTAGCGCCCTTCTGCAACCCACACCCTACAGTCATAGCTCCACATCTCAAGCCAGAGGTATTGTGCAAGGGTTTGAACATTTGCTAAATGCTTCTCTTGCACCTTCAACTCTGGAGACATACAAGCGCGGTTGGCGGCTATTTCATGAGTTTTGTCAAGTTTTTTCCATTTCTACTATCTCTTTGCCCCTTTCTGTCACGACTCTAGCCCTGTTTGTGGCTTTCCTTCACCAAAAACCTATGTCCGTGAAATCCATTACCACTTACCTTTCAGGCATAAGCTATGCACATAAGCTGCAAAACGTGACAGACCCCACTTGTCATTTCCTGATATCGTCCTTAATTAAAGGTGCGCAACGCTTGTCACCATCTTACGACTTGCGCTTACCTATCACTATTGATCTTTTAGATAAATTAATATTTGCTCTAAAGCATACTTGCGAAACTCACTACCATGAAAAACTATTTGCTGCCATGTTTCTATTTGCATTTCATGCTTTTGCTCGTTGCAGCGAGATTGCAAGCTGCAAGCCATCTACAAAGTCTTTCATTTTACAGTTAGCGGACATTCAGTTTGATTCCATTACAGCACCTTCTTCAGTATCAGTTACTTACCACAGGTTTAAGCATAATAATGGCAAACCACACACAATCAACTTTTCACATGGCCATACAAAACAATCTGCAGTTCATGCCCTGAAGGACTACATATCAGTTCGTGGTCAATATCCGGGGCCTATTTTTACTTTAACTTCTGGTTTACCTGTCCCTAGGAGAATTTTTGATAAACAGCTAtcttcgtgtttaagattttgtggCTTGGACAGCAAACGGTACAAATCACACAGCTTTC GAATGCCATTTTCTAAAGAAACCTCCACATTTTACCAAATTACATTATTGTTTGATCTCCTTTTGTCATACGTTATTtatattggtgtatatattgttatttgttttggAACTTTTGTTACATATTAA